One Glutamicibacter mishrai genomic window carries:
- a CDS encoding FBP domain-containing protein, which translates to MQPITEKTIRSSFINASRQEAKKLTLPENFATLDWDALEYLGWRDPKMQQRGYLFHTDEAGRTRGILLRPTDGGRKPNNATMCEMCRDVNIPVAVGMWTTRRAGQAGRDGDTLGTLICLNFECSRNVRIPPPKNPIYPDPMVVVAERIELLDERVHSFLNRL; encoded by the coding sequence ATGCAGCCCATTACCGAAAAAACCATTCGCTCTTCCTTCATCAACGCCAGCCGCCAAGAGGCCAAGAAGCTGACCCTGCCGGAAAACTTCGCCACCCTCGACTGGGACGCCCTGGAGTACCTGGGGTGGCGTGACCCCAAGATGCAGCAGCGCGGCTACCTGTTCCACACCGATGAAGCAGGACGCACCCGAGGCATCCTGCTGCGCCCCACCGATGGCGGGCGCAAGCCGAATAACGCCACCATGTGCGAGATGTGCCGAGACGTCAACATTCCAGTGGCAGTCGGCATGTGGACCACGCGCCGGGCAGGACAGGCCGGTCGAGATGGCGACACCCTGGGCACATTGATCTGCCTGAACTTCGAGTGCTCACGCAATGTGCGCATCCCGCCTCCGAAGAATCCGATCTACCCGGATCCAATGGTTGTCGTCGCCGAACGCATCGAGCTGCTCGATGAGCGCGTGCACAGCTTCCTGAACCGACTGTAG
- a CDS encoding ABC transporter ATP-binding protein, with protein MQTGQSAEYQLEARELTIGYPQRTICGPLNLQLSAGNGTGIIGANGSGKSTLIRTILGHLPPVGGEVEFLGLPVDEDSITFRRQVAVQITDGTFFEELTIAEHLELVARGHGVAAWEQKVEEELDFFELTAVAEVLPGELSSGQRRKVLLAATLIRPAQLVLLDEPEQRLDLRIRQKLYDRLALLRQSGTTLLVVTHDPQLLRKSLDSALLLDEDQGVILDAEAGAQWLER; from the coding sequence ATGCAGACAGGTCAGAGCGCTGAATATCAGTTGGAAGCCAGGGAACTGACCATCGGATATCCGCAGCGGACCATCTGCGGCCCACTGAATCTGCAGCTGTCCGCAGGAAACGGCACCGGAATTATCGGTGCCAACGGCAGCGGAAAGTCCACGCTCATCCGCACCATCCTCGGCCACTTGCCACCGGTGGGCGGCGAAGTCGAATTCCTGGGGCTGCCAGTGGATGAAGACTCGATAACCTTCCGAAGACAAGTAGCGGTCCAAATCACCGACGGGACCTTCTTCGAGGAACTCACTATCGCTGAACATCTCGAATTGGTGGCTCGCGGCCATGGGGTGGCCGCGTGGGAACAGAAGGTAGAAGAGGAACTCGACTTCTTCGAATTGACTGCTGTCGCAGAAGTGCTTCCCGGCGAACTGTCCTCAGGCCAGCGGCGCAAGGTGCTGCTGGCCGCAACCCTGATCAGGCCCGCGCAGCTGGTGCTGCTGGATGAACCCGAACAGCGCTTGGACCTTCGAATCAGGCAGAAACTTTATGATCGGCTGGCCCTATTGCGGCAGTCCGGAACTACCCTGCTGGTTGTCACCCATGATCCGCAACTGCTCCGCAAGAGCCTGGATAGTGCATTGCTCCTTGACGAAGACCAGGGCGTAATCCTCGACGCCGAAGCTGGAGCGCAGTGGCTTGAGCGATAG
- the thiD gene encoding bifunctional hydroxymethylpyrimidine kinase/phosphomethylpyrimidine kinase yields MTNTNTVDPAITLTIAGSEATGGAGAQADLKTFQELGTYGIVALTCIVSFDPKDSWNHRFVPVDQQVIADQLEAIQTCYEDKLGTVKLGMMGSPATINTVATALKSQKWENVLLDPVLICKGQEPGHALDTDEALKAELLPLATFVTPNHFEAEQLSGVKISTEEDLIEAAKKIHEISGAAVLAKGGVRIAGEDAVDVFYDGTTLEVLREKKIGEVAVSGAGCSLAAAVTAELAKGATALEAARTAKAFVTEGIRNRVSGNTPFDALWQGGRR; encoded by the coding sequence ATGACTAATACAAACACTGTTGATCCAGCCATCACTTTGACCATCGCGGGCTCCGAAGCCACCGGTGGCGCAGGCGCCCAGGCAGATTTGAAGACTTTCCAGGAACTGGGAACCTACGGCATCGTAGCGCTGACCTGCATTGTCTCTTTTGACCCGAAGGATTCCTGGAACCACCGTTTTGTCCCAGTGGACCAGCAGGTCATCGCCGACCAGCTCGAAGCGATCCAGACCTGCTACGAAGACAAGCTGGGCACCGTCAAGCTGGGCATGATGGGTTCCCCTGCGACCATCAACACCGTGGCCACCGCCCTGAAATCCCAGAAATGGGAGAACGTGCTGCTGGATCCGGTACTGATCTGCAAGGGCCAGGAACCAGGCCATGCCCTGGACACGGATGAAGCATTGAAGGCAGAGCTGCTGCCATTGGCTACCTTCGTGACGCCAAACCACTTCGAAGCCGAACAGCTGTCCGGAGTGAAGATCAGCACCGAAGAGGATTTGATCGAGGCCGCCAAGAAGATCCACGAAATCTCCGGCGCGGCAGTTCTCGCCAAGGGCGGCGTCCGCATTGCTGGCGAAGACGCTGTCGACGTGTTCTACGATGGCACCACCTTGGAAGTGCTGCGCGAGAAGAAGATCGGCGAAGTTGCCGTTTCCGGCGCCGGCTGCTCGTTGGCCGCCGCGGTCACCGCAGAACTGGCCAAGGGAGCAACCGCCCTTGAAGCCGCGCGCACCGCGAAGGCGTTTGTCACCGAAGGCATCCGCAACCGCGTTTCGGGCAACACCCCGTTTGATGCTCTCTGGCAGGGCGGACGCCGCTAA
- a CDS encoding GNAT family N-acetyltransferase has protein sequence MSVEIAVQTPGDLDTERLYALLKLRTHIFIVEQRSSYPDLDGLDLAEGTVHLSAWEDGEILCTVRILDVNGEEPHIGRVATKIEARGRGLAGQLMERAVALCRPDAQIHLGAQTQLESWYGKFGFERCGEDFDDDGIMHLPMIRKAVAASA, from the coding sequence ATGAGCGTGGAAATTGCAGTTCAAACACCCGGAGATCTTGATACCGAGCGGCTGTATGCCCTGCTGAAACTGCGCACCCACATTTTCATTGTTGAGCAGCGTTCCTCCTACCCAGACCTGGACGGCCTGGATCTTGCCGAAGGCACGGTGCACCTGAGCGCGTGGGAGGATGGCGAAATCCTGTGCACGGTACGCATTCTCGATGTCAATGGCGAAGAACCGCATATCGGACGCGTGGCCACTAAGATCGAAGCCCGCGGCCGCGGGCTCGCCGGGCAGCTGATGGAACGCGCGGTGGCCCTGTGCCGTCCCGACGCCCAGATCCACCTCGGCGCGCAAACCCAGCTGGAAAGCTGGTACGGGAAGTTCGGGTTCGAACGGTGCGGCGAAGACTTCGACGATGACGGGATCATGCATCTGCCCATGATCAGAAAAGCCGTCGCAGCTTCGGCCTGA
- a CDS encoding S8 family peptidase, with amino-acid sequence MVTRRTQRVPRLILGSATALAMAVTLSGPASAAGIPQPADGEQAFSLPISSSQALSNLKVSGPLAKASGKVSVFVQLEGDGAFETIKKSGKKKDAAKVKKMGKDVKAKGKQLAAESNSTIIYTTHNALQGVALTGEADDLRKLAQRSDVAKISSIVPKKPSNRSSVVDTGALESWKSLDKTGEGIKVAVLDTGVDYTHASFGGPGTLEAYKEAQASEELPSANSGLRDGNKFIGGWDLVGDDYNANDADDSYQPIPHPDPNPLDCEAAGHGSHVAGTTAGYGVNADGSTFTGNYADLDAKALSEMKVGPGSAPGAQLIGIRVFGCEGSSSVVGQALDYVLDPNGDGDFSDRAQVVNMSLGSDHSPTEDPENDIVDALTKAGILSVVASGNAGDVTDVGGSPGNSRSSLTVANSVGSHVTLDKIQVDEPSDVAGTASGQYSANFNYTNAAPAKLSGEVVMAPTGNEYGCDAFEAGSLEGKWVWLKWSENGEFPCGSGARFNNAEAAGATGVLLDSEANLFDAGIAGNATIPGAQFTLDESQRLRPAAEAGTLKVTLSPDFVGGSSSESGAGDTLNSSSSRGVHGTNGVVKPDVAAPGTQIGSVGVGTGTGTAVMSGTSMATPLVAGIAALVLEGSDYTPYEAKSVIMNTAATDIKAANGEAYGPNRVGAGRVMADAAIQTPAFAYDSEAPDLTSVVFGVIELDGKKAYTAQRKITVENTSDKAQTYKADYVASTQIPGATYTLDRNSVTVEAGKTAQLTVTLAVDPQKWAKTIDPTMATTQSGLSRAWLADATGRVELTSSDAPTLRIPVQAAPKLTADMSGSVKKLKKGSNTTTLDLKGKDITAGEGATEVTSLLGAFELGASSDRDASLDSVPAAGSMDLQHVGASSTAPRTGVADGQLNIGISTWDNWAHLAGGTELDVEIDTNNDGKADFVTFTTVMDELDLDLAATFDLNTGEQVDLQPVNGVLGDVDTNSYDTNTAILPVSLSALGLDDDSDEISYRVLGYSWYNTDDAGSMVPVDQTDWIKFNAVTPQVDFGAEGSLFTDLKGNKIPVTVADSTKASKALLLHLHNASEDRAQVLDIVSGSTGKPKSN; translated from the coding sequence ATGGTCACTCGGCGCACGCAACGAGTGCCGCGTCTGATTTTGGGGTCCGCCACTGCACTCGCAATGGCAGTCACCCTTTCAGGCCCGGCAAGTGCAGCAGGCATTCCCCAACCAGCAGATGGCGAACAAGCTTTCTCGCTGCCGATCAGCAGCTCTCAGGCGCTGTCGAACCTCAAAGTTTCTGGACCACTAGCCAAGGCCTCCGGCAAGGTGTCGGTGTTCGTACAGCTTGAAGGTGACGGCGCGTTCGAGACCATCAAGAAGTCCGGCAAGAAAAAGGACGCCGCCAAGGTCAAGAAGATGGGCAAGGACGTCAAGGCCAAGGGCAAGCAGCTCGCCGCCGAGTCCAACTCGACGATTATCTACACCACGCACAATGCACTGCAGGGCGTGGCGCTGACCGGCGAAGCCGACGATCTTCGCAAACTTGCACAACGCAGCGACGTAGCGAAAATCAGCTCCATCGTTCCGAAGAAGCCATCCAACCGCAGTTCCGTGGTTGACACCGGCGCACTGGAATCATGGAAGTCATTGGACAAGACCGGCGAAGGCATCAAGGTTGCGGTCCTGGACACCGGCGTGGACTACACCCACGCAAGCTTCGGCGGCCCCGGCACCCTGGAAGCCTACAAGGAAGCCCAAGCTTCTGAGGAACTGCCTTCGGCTAACTCCGGCCTGCGTGATGGCAACAAGTTCATCGGCGGCTGGGACCTGGTTGGCGATGACTACAACGCCAATGATGCAGATGACAGCTACCAGCCGATACCGCACCCGGACCCCAACCCGCTGGACTGCGAGGCAGCCGGCCACGGCTCCCACGTCGCAGGCACCACCGCTGGCTACGGCGTGAATGCCGACGGCTCCACCTTCACTGGCAACTACGCCGACCTGGATGCCAAGGCCCTGTCCGAAATGAAGGTCGGCCCAGGCTCGGCACCGGGCGCACAGCTGATCGGCATCCGCGTCTTCGGTTGCGAAGGTTCCTCCTCCGTGGTGGGCCAGGCACTGGATTACGTCCTGGACCCCAATGGCGACGGTGACTTCTCCGACCGCGCCCAGGTGGTCAACATGTCCCTGGGTTCGGATCACTCACCGACCGAAGACCCTGAAAACGACATCGTGGATGCCCTGACCAAGGCTGGCATCCTGTCGGTCGTCGCGTCCGGCAACGCCGGCGATGTCACCGATGTCGGCGGCTCGCCGGGCAATTCCCGCTCGTCGCTGACCGTTGCCAACTCGGTAGGCTCCCATGTCACCCTAGACAAGATCCAGGTGGACGAGCCTAGCGATGTCGCAGGCACGGCCTCAGGCCAGTACTCCGCAAACTTCAACTACACCAATGCCGCCCCGGCAAAGCTCTCCGGTGAAGTTGTCATGGCCCCAACCGGCAATGAATATGGTTGCGACGCATTCGAAGCAGGTTCCCTGGAAGGCAAGTGGGTTTGGCTGAAGTGGAGCGAGAACGGCGAATTCCCTTGTGGATCCGGCGCTCGTTTCAACAACGCTGAAGCCGCCGGTGCCACCGGTGTGCTCCTGGATTCCGAAGCCAACCTGTTCGACGCCGGTATTGCGGGCAACGCCACCATCCCAGGTGCCCAGTTCACCTTGGATGAGTCGCAGCGACTGCGCCCAGCTGCAGAGGCTGGCACGCTGAAGGTGACCCTGTCCCCTGATTTTGTTGGCGGTTCTTCCAGCGAATCCGGCGCCGGAGACACCCTGAACTCCTCGTCCTCGCGAGGTGTTCATGGCACCAACGGCGTGGTCAAGCCTGACGTTGCCGCACCGGGCACCCAGATCGGCTCGGTAGGCGTCGGCACCGGTACCGGCACCGCCGTCATGTCCGGCACCTCGATGGCCACCCCACTGGTGGCGGGCATCGCGGCCCTGGTTCTTGAAGGCAGCGACTACACCCCTTACGAGGCCAAGAGCGTCATCATGAACACCGCGGCCACGGACATCAAGGCAGCCAATGGCGAAGCCTACGGTCCAAACCGCGTGGGTGCAGGCCGAGTAATGGCCGATGCCGCAATCCAGACCCCTGCTTTCGCTTATGATTCCGAAGCACCGGATCTGACCAGCGTCGTCTTCGGCGTCATCGAACTCGATGGCAAGAAGGCGTACACCGCCCAGCGCAAGATCACCGTGGAAAATACCAGCGACAAGGCCCAGACCTACAAGGCCGACTACGTTGCTTCCACGCAGATCCCCGGCGCGACCTACACCTTGGACCGCAACAGCGTCACCGTGGAAGCTGGCAAGACTGCCCAGCTGACCGTGACCCTGGCTGTTGATCCACAGAAGTGGGCCAAGACCATCGATCCAACGATGGCCACCACCCAGTCCGGCCTGTCTCGTGCATGGCTTGCTGATGCTACCGGTCGCGTTGAGCTGACCAGCAGCGACGCTCCTACCCTGCGCATCCCGGTCCAGGCCGCTCCGAAGCTGACCGCCGACATGTCCGGTTCGGTCAAGAAGCTGAAGAAGGGCTCGAACACCACGACCCTGGATCTGAAGGGCAAGGACATCACCGCCGGAGAGGGCGCTACCGAAGTGACTTCGCTGCTCGGCGCCTTTGAACTCGGTGCTTCCAGCGATCGCGATGCTTCGCTGGATTCGGTCCCGGCAGCAGGTTCCATGGACCTGCAGCATGTTGGCGCTTCGAGCACCGCACCGCGCACCGGTGTGGCCGATGGCCAGCTGAACATCGGCATCTCGACCTGGGATAACTGGGCCCACCTTGCCGGTGGCACCGAACTGGATGTCGAGATCGACACGAATAACGATGGCAAGGCTGACTTCGTCACCTTCACCACCGTGATGGATGAGCTGGATCTGGATCTGGCCGCGACCTTCGATCTGAACACCGGCGAACAGGTTGACCTGCAGCCAGTGAACGGCGTGCTGGGCGATGTTGATACCAACAGCTACGACACCAATACGGCGATCCTGCCCGTGTCGCTCTCGGCCCTGGGCCTGGATGATGACTCGGACGAGATCTCCTACCGTGTCCTCGGCTACTCCTGGTACAACACCGATGATGCCGGTTCGATGGTTCCAGTGGATCAGACCGACTGGATCAAGTTCAACGCGGTGACCCCGCAAGTTGATTTTGGCGCAGAAGGCTCGCTGTTCACCGACCTGAAGGGCAACAAGATTCCGGTCACCGTTGCCGATAGCACCAAGGCCTCCAAGGCGCTGCTGCTGCACCTGCACAACGCCAGCGAGGACCGTGCACAGGTACTGGATATCGTTTCCGGTAGCACCGGAAAGCCGAAGAGCAACTAG
- the tgt gene encoding tRNA guanosine(34) transglycosylase Tgt — protein sequence MPEKNFDPSAPHARQEEFGFEVGTRLTAPDGSPMLGRTGVIRTPHGEIKTPAFIAVGTKATVKAVTPAQVEELGAQAVLSNAYHLYLQPGADILDEAGGLGKFMGWHGPTFTDSGGFQVMSLGSGFKKVIDMKSVDQSGPDDAVAPGKERLANVDEDGVWFKSHLDGTKHRFSPEISMGVQHQIGADIMFAFDELTTLQNSRGYQVESLERTRRWAERCIAEHFSLTDSREGKDYQALFGVIQGAQYEDLRRKACQDLGSMAFDGFGIGGALEKENLGTIVGWCAEELPENKPRHLLGISEPDDIFTAIENGADTFDCVSPTRVARNSAFYTPWGRFNLSGARYKRDFTALVDGCECYTCQNFTRAYIHHLYKGKELLSHTLISIHNEHFTVGLVESARQALEDGTFFELKDQVLASYYAGKPDPQGQPATK from the coding sequence GTGCCCGAAAAGAACTTTGACCCCAGCGCCCCGCATGCCCGCCAGGAAGAATTCGGCTTTGAAGTCGGAACCCGGCTCACTGCACCCGATGGCTCGCCGATGTTGGGCCGTACCGGTGTCATCCGTACGCCGCACGGCGAAATCAAGACTCCAGCTTTTATCGCTGTGGGTACCAAGGCGACGGTCAAGGCGGTAACCCCGGCCCAGGTTGAAGAACTTGGAGCCCAGGCAGTGCTGTCCAATGCCTACCATTTGTACCTGCAGCCAGGCGCCGACATCCTCGATGAGGCTGGCGGCCTGGGCAAGTTCATGGGCTGGCACGGGCCGACCTTCACCGACTCCGGCGGATTCCAGGTGATGTCCCTGGGCTCTGGCTTCAAGAAGGTCATCGATATGAAGTCCGTCGACCAGTCAGGTCCGGATGACGCGGTGGCCCCCGGCAAGGAACGCTTGGCCAATGTCGACGAGGACGGCGTCTGGTTCAAGTCGCATCTTGATGGCACCAAGCACCGCTTCTCCCCGGAGATCTCCATGGGCGTCCAGCATCAGATCGGCGCCGACATCATGTTCGCCTTTGATGAGCTGACCACCTTGCAGAATTCGCGCGGCTACCAGGTCGAGTCCCTGGAACGCACCCGCCGTTGGGCCGAGCGCTGCATTGCCGAGCACTTCTCGCTGACCGATTCCCGCGAGGGCAAGGATTACCAGGCGCTCTTCGGCGTCATCCAGGGAGCGCAGTACGAGGACCTTCGACGCAAGGCCTGCCAGGATCTGGGATCCATGGCCTTCGACGGCTTCGGCATCGGCGGCGCCTTGGAGAAGGAAAATCTGGGAACTATCGTTGGCTGGTGCGCCGAAGAGCTCCCGGAAAACAAGCCCCGCCACCTGTTGGGAATTTCCGAGCCTGATGACATCTTCACCGCCATTGAAAATGGTGCTGACACCTTTGACTGCGTCTCCCCTACCCGTGTGGCCCGCAATTCCGCATTCTACACCCCGTGGGGCCGCTTCAACTTGTCAGGTGCCCGCTACAAGCGCGACTTCACTGCGCTGGTGGACGGTTGCGAGTGCTACACCTGCCAGAACTTCACCCGCGCGTACATTCACCACTTGTACAAGGGCAAGGAACTGCTCAGCCACACGCTGATTTCCATCCACAACGAGCACTTCACCGTGGGCCTGGTTGAGTCCGCCCGCCAGGCGCTGGAAGACGGCACCTTCTTCGAGCTCAAGGATCAGGTCCTGGCCAGCTACTACGCCGGCAAGCCAGATCCGCAGGGCCAGCCGGCCACGAAGTAA
- a CDS encoding queuosine precursor transporter, which produces MGEINAANNLTKTKKAVFASAGSPYFSTVLTLMGAIVILSNIGASKGVSFGPIITDGGFFLFPMAYILGDVISEVYGLKAARRSIILTFALAFFAVISFWIMIHLPSAEFYDGQEALERTLGPIWQIVLASACGFLVGQFANSWVLVKLKERTGERGLVGRLIGSSGVGEFLDTLIFCAIAAPVIGISDAPNFINYVVVGFVYKTAVEIILVPVTSLVIRWFKKREPGYIQAANAS; this is translated from the coding sequence ATGGGCGAAATCAACGCCGCCAATAATCTGACCAAAACCAAAAAAGCGGTTTTCGCTTCGGCCGGTTCACCCTACTTCTCCACGGTGCTCACCCTGATGGGTGCGATCGTGATCCTCTCGAATATCGGTGCCTCCAAAGGCGTCAGCTTCGGGCCGATCATCACCGATGGCGGATTCTTCCTCTTCCCGATGGCCTACATCCTCGGCGATGTCATTTCGGAAGTGTACGGGCTGAAAGCCGCCCGACGCTCGATCATCCTCACCTTCGCCTTGGCCTTCTTCGCGGTGATCTCCTTCTGGATCATGATCCACCTGCCATCCGCGGAATTCTACGATGGGCAAGAAGCGCTGGAACGGACCTTGGGGCCAATCTGGCAGATCGTTCTCGCCTCTGCCTGCGGATTCCTCGTAGGCCAATTCGCCAACTCATGGGTGCTGGTCAAGCTCAAGGAACGAACCGGCGAACGAGGGCTGGTTGGACGCCTCATCGGCTCCAGCGGCGTCGGGGAATTCCTGGACACCCTGATCTTCTGCGCCATTGCGGCGCCGGTCATCGGAATCAGCGATGCGCCGAACTTCATCAATTACGTCGTCGTTGGATTCGTCTACAAGACGGCGGTGGAAATCATTCTGGTGCCAGTGACCTCGCTGGTGATCCGGTGGTTCAAGAAACGCGAACCAGGGTACATCCAAGCCGCAAACGCAAGCTAA
- a CDS encoding TetR/AcrR family transcriptional regulator: MSIQPRTEKGRQTQAKLLATALDCFAEDGYRASSMRVIAANAGVSLSHAYYYFQSKEDIVAQLLLNLRVEQYEYCQGAFDEGNTLESNIRAVLDAGVRALAPYHEFGPVFLKVLLSDEHANEEVSRIELSLWEQAVAGARPLPPLGIRRDLPKFLLLVSRHVFSAWAYDQSAQQRRSRALMKNMAPVVAKFAVLCRLPVVRSLFEDILALMDPQENDQTEVNPPVRSARRRPKAS, translated from the coding sequence ATGAGCATCCAACCACGCACTGAAAAGGGTCGTCAGACGCAAGCCAAGCTCCTGGCGACCGCCTTGGACTGCTTTGCAGAGGACGGCTACCGGGCCTCGAGCATGCGGGTTATCGCCGCCAACGCCGGGGTATCCCTTTCGCATGCGTACTACTACTTCCAGTCAAAGGAAGACATCGTCGCCCAGCTGTTGCTGAACCTCCGCGTTGAGCAGTACGAGTACTGCCAAGGCGCGTTCGACGAGGGCAATACCCTGGAATCCAATATCCGCGCGGTACTCGATGCCGGGGTCCGCGCGCTGGCGCCCTATCACGAGTTCGGCCCGGTCTTCTTGAAAGTCCTGCTTTCCGACGAACACGCCAATGAGGAAGTTTCGAGGATCGAGCTCTCTTTGTGGGAGCAAGCGGTTGCCGGCGCCCGCCCGCTGCCCCCGCTGGGAATCCGCCGCGATCTGCCGAAGTTCCTCCTGCTCGTGTCGCGGCATGTTTTCTCCGCCTGGGCTTATGACCAGTCCGCGCAGCAACGCCGCTCCCGCGCGCTCATGAAGAACATGGCGCCGGTAGTGGCCAAGTTCGCGGTGCTTTGCCGCCTGCCGGTGGTCCGTTCGCTCTTCGAAGACATCCTGGCCCTTATGGATCCTCAAGAGAACGATCAAACCGAGGTGAATCCTCCGGTACGCTCCGCCCGCAGAAGACCCAAGGCTTCCTAG
- a CDS encoding DUF6297 family protein, whose product MSDSDVSARASDFDPQQLILRAKRRRNFSERFDSFSDAYVWVLAAIVALAYLFSAIFGLIFALLGQGIAHRQMPTAVWTLQELSPVLLALGAIYLLRLLLNLGPVAVNAAQADWWLPLPLSSAALRGSALRNALLTGICASAFIGVLWLIVLYGLAGAFDPLLAGCALVCFALAGIVLASAGVVIQSFGQQRRAQRWIGRGIAAIVAVLVVFWALLTAKNQWAHNAVETMAGSVLELPAWICAAAILLALGVVSVWWAVQRNRHIGSRSLRSSGESQQRVLGALMQADGRAGTAPSTAAIGRRRRWGRRITANLPVAWRILVLRWIRGGYWQAAGGYLLLVMALAATVEQVANPLSAVVFYLGLGVLLTINVSRVIAPLLTQRQLTQHLGQPAAKLKRSAALFAVIYSAVALGLLTGGLGLLGVAHLGGFWWWSAAVVVGSLGVAAASLGHAQRKERDWESLLGAATSDTTIALVLFSELATLVRAVASLAPLFALVLSPQTGIAWPLWMISLLFALPVLRLLVGEFPRSMRR is encoded by the coding sequence TTGAGCGATAGCGATGTATCGGCCCGAGCCTCCGACTTTGATCCGCAGCAGCTCATCCTCCGCGCCAAGCGCCGGCGGAACTTTTCGGAACGCTTTGACAGCTTCTCGGACGCCTACGTATGGGTGCTGGCCGCGATTGTGGCCCTGGCCTACCTGTTCAGCGCGATCTTCGGCCTGATCTTTGCGCTGCTCGGACAGGGCATAGCCCACCGGCAGATGCCGACGGCAGTATGGACCCTCCAAGAGCTATCGCCAGTGCTGTTGGCGCTTGGCGCCATCTACTTGTTGCGGCTGCTGTTGAATCTAGGGCCGGTAGCGGTCAACGCAGCCCAAGCCGACTGGTGGTTGCCACTGCCGCTTAGCTCAGCAGCCCTTCGTGGCAGCGCCTTGCGCAACGCGCTTCTGACCGGGATATGCGCAAGCGCCTTCATCGGGGTCCTTTGGCTGATTGTGCTGTATGGGCTTGCCGGTGCCTTCGATCCGCTCTTGGCAGGTTGTGCGTTGGTGTGTTTCGCCCTTGCCGGCATCGTCTTAGCCAGTGCGGGAGTAGTGATTCAAAGTTTTGGGCAGCAGCGTCGTGCGCAACGTTGGATCGGGCGAGGCATTGCGGCCATTGTTGCCGTGCTCGTGGTCTTCTGGGCTTTGCTGACCGCCAAGAACCAATGGGCGCACAACGCGGTGGAAACCATGGCTGGTTCCGTGCTGGAGTTGCCCGCCTGGATCTGCGCTGCTGCGATACTGCTGGCACTGGGTGTTGTGAGCGTCTGGTGGGCAGTGCAGCGCAACCGGCATATTGGCTCTAGGTCCCTGCGGTCATCTGGCGAATCCCAACAGCGGGTTCTAGGTGCCTTGATGCAGGCGGACGGGCGGGCTGGCACCGCTCCCTCGACTGCTGCCATAGGCAGACGGCGTCGTTGGGGCCGCAGGATCACCGCGAACTTGCCAGTCGCGTGGCGGATCTTGGTGCTACGTTGGATTCGGGGAGGATATTGGCAGGCTGCTGGCGGCTACCTGTTGCTGGTGATGGCCTTGGCAGCCACCGTCGAACAAGTCGCGAACCCGCTGAGCGCGGTGGTCTTCTATTTGGGCCTCGGCGTGCTGCTGACCATCAATGTTTCGCGAGTCATCGCACCGCTGTTGACACAACGGCAGCTGACACAACATCTGGGACAGCCAGCTGCGAAATTGAAGCGCAGCGCGGCACTATTCGCCGTGATCTACAGCGCCGTGGCGTTGGGCCTATTGACCGGGGGACTAGGGCTGCTGGGCGTTGCGCACCTCGGCGGCTTCTGGTGGTGGAGCGCCGCAGTCGTCGTCGGGTCCCTCGGCGTTGCGGCTGCCAGCCTCGGACATGCCCAGCGGAAGGAACGCGACTGGGAGAGCCTGCTGGGCGCAGCCACCAGTGATACGACAATAGCCCTGGTCCTCTTCAGCGAACTCGCCACGCTGGTTCGCGCGGTTGCGAGCCTGGCCCCATTGTTCGCTTTGGTGCTGAGCCCGCAAACGGGTATCGCCTGGCCGCTGTGGATGATTTCCTTGCTATTCGCCCTTCCGGTTCTACGATTGCTAGTCGGAGAGTTTCCGAGAAGCATGCGCAGATAG